One region of Bradyrhizobium betae genomic DNA includes:
- the leuC gene encoding 3-isopropylmalate dehydratase large subunit — MSKPTTLYDKIWNDHLVHEADDGTCLLYIDRHLVHEVTSPQAFEGLRATGRKVHSPEKTLAVVDHNVPTTDRTKPNPDPESIEQIKALAENAKEFGIEYYNEFDKRQGVVHVIGPEQGFTLPGTTIVCGDSHTSTHGAFGALAHGIGTSEVEHVLATQTLIQKKAKNMRVTVDGKLPDGVTGKDIILAIIGEIGTAGGTGYVLEYAGAAIQALSMEGRMTVCNMSIEGGARAGLVAPDQKAFDFLRGRPKAPKGAAWDAAMRYWEKLRSDEGAHFDHELRLDAAKLPPIVTWGTSPEDVISVTGFVPDPDKIADEAKRLSKHRALKYMGLTAGTKITDIKVDRIFIGSCTNGRIEDLRAAAKIAEGKTVSGHVNAMVVPGSGLVKEQAEAEGLDKIFIKAGFEWREPGCSMCLAMNPDKLAPEERCASTSNRNFEGRQGFKGRTHLVSPAMAAAAAIAGHFVDVREWR, encoded by the coding sequence ATGTCCAAGCCCACCACATTGTACGACAAGATCTGGAACGACCATCTGGTGCACGAAGCCGACGACGGCACCTGCCTGCTCTATATCGACCGCCATCTGGTGCACGAGGTGACCTCGCCGCAGGCGTTCGAAGGCCTGCGCGCCACCGGGCGCAAGGTGCACTCGCCCGAAAAGACGCTCGCCGTCGTCGACCACAACGTGCCGACCACCGACCGCACCAAGCCGAATCCCGATCCGGAGAGCATCGAGCAGATCAAGGCGCTCGCCGAGAACGCCAAGGAATTCGGCATCGAATATTACAACGAGTTCGACAAGCGCCAGGGCGTCGTTCACGTCATCGGCCCCGAGCAGGGTTTTACGCTGCCCGGCACCACCATCGTCTGCGGTGACAGCCACACCTCGACGCATGGCGCGTTCGGCGCGCTCGCGCACGGCATCGGCACATCCGAGGTCGAACACGTGCTGGCGACGCAGACGCTGATCCAGAAGAAGGCGAAGAACATGCGCGTCACCGTCGACGGCAAATTGCCGGACGGCGTGACGGGCAAGGACATCATCCTGGCGATCATCGGCGAGATCGGCACCGCCGGCGGCACTGGCTACGTGCTCGAATACGCCGGCGCCGCGATCCAGGCGCTGTCGATGGAAGGCCGCATGACGGTCTGCAACATGTCGATCGAAGGCGGCGCGCGCGCCGGCCTGGTCGCGCCCGACCAGAAGGCGTTCGACTTCCTGCGCGGCCGTCCGAAGGCGCCGAAGGGCGCGGCGTGGGACGCGGCGATGCGCTACTGGGAGAAGCTGCGCTCCGACGAGGGCGCGCATTTCGACCACGAGCTGCGCCTCGATGCGGCCAAGCTGCCGCCGATCGTGACCTGGGGCACCTCGCCTGAGGACGTCATCTCGGTGACCGGCTTCGTGCCCGATCCGGACAAGATCGCGGACGAAGCCAAGCGTCTGTCGAAGCATCGCGCGCTGAAATATATGGGCCTGACCGCGGGCACGAAGATCACCGACATCAAGGTCGATCGCATCTTCATCGGCTCCTGCACCAATGGCCGCATCGAGGACTTGCGCGCCGCCGCCAAGATCGCGGAAGGCAAGACCGTCTCGGGCCATGTCAACGCCATGGTCGTGCCGGGCTCCGGCCTCGTGAAGGAGCAGGCCGAGGCTGAAGGTCTGGACAAGATCTTCATCAAGGCCGGCTTCGAATGGCGCGAGCCCGGTTGCTCGATGTGCCTCGCCATGAACCCGGACAAGCTGGCGCCGGAAGAGCGCTGCGCCTCGACCTCGAACCGCAACTTCGAGGGCCGCCAGGGCTTCAAGGGCCGCACCCATCTGGTGTCGCCGGCGATGGCGGCAGCTGCGGCGATCGCGGGTCACTTCGTCGACGTCAGGGAGTGGCGCTGA
- the rplS gene encoding 50S ribosomal protein L19, producing MNLIQQLEKEQFDKLSANKEIPEFGPGDTVIVNVKVVEGDRTRVQAYEGVCIGRSGGGLNESFTVRKISYGEGVERVFPVMSPMIDSIKVVRRGKVRRAKLYYLRQLRGKSARIVEKTEHAKAVNE from the coding sequence ATGAACCTGATCCAACAGCTCGAAAAAGAGCAATTCGACAAGCTCTCCGCCAACAAGGAGATTCCGGAGTTCGGCCCCGGCGACACCGTGATCGTCAACGTGAAGGTGGTCGAAGGCGACCGCACCCGCGTGCAGGCCTATGAAGGCGTCTGCATCGGCCGTTCCGGCGGTGGCCTCAACGAGAGCTTCACCGTCCGCAAGATCTCCTACGGCGAGGGCGTCGAGCGCGTGTTCCCGGTGATGTCGCCGATGATCGACTCGATCAAGGTGGTGCGCCGCGGCAAGGTGCGTCGCGCCAAGCTCTATTACCTGCGCCAGCTGCGCGGCAAGTCGGCTCGTATCGTCGAGAAGACCGAGCACGCCAAGGCCGTCAACGAGTAA
- the trmD gene encoding tRNA (guanosine(37)-N1)-methyltransferase TrmD codes for MTNPSPWRATVLTLFPEMFPGPLGVSLAGRALASGLWEIEARDIRASATDRHRSVDDTPAGGGPGMVLRADVLAAAIDAAEIGPQRPRLLMSPRGRPLTQARVTELARGPGPLIVCGRFEGVDQRVIDGRGLEEVSIGDYVLSGGEIAALALIDACVRLLPGVMGKEASGTEESFSDGLLEYPQYTRPQLFEGTPIPEILTSGDHAKVASWRRAQSEALTAARRPDLWARIPAKISNKAPNRAGRQKTPKDKTDG; via the coding sequence ATGACCAATCCCTCACCCTGGCGCGCGACGGTGCTGACGCTGTTTCCGGAGATGTTTCCGGGACCGCTCGGCGTGAGCCTGGCCGGCCGGGCGCTGGCCTCAGGGCTCTGGGAGATCGAGGCCCGGGACATCCGGGCCTCGGCCACCGACCGCCATCGCAGCGTCGACGATACCCCCGCAGGCGGCGGGCCGGGCATGGTGCTGCGGGCGGATGTTCTGGCGGCGGCGATCGATGCCGCGGAGATCGGCCCTCAGCGGCCCCGCCTCCTGATGAGCCCGCGGGGTCGGCCACTGACCCAGGCCCGCGTCACAGAGCTCGCGCGAGGCCCAGGCCCCCTGATCGTCTGCGGGCGGTTCGAGGGGGTCGACCAGCGGGTAATCGACGGGCGGGGCCTGGAGGAGGTCTCGATCGGCGACTACGTGCTCTCCGGGGGCGAAATCGCGGCTTTGGCGCTGATCGACGCCTGCGTCCGGCTATTGCCGGGCGTGATGGGCAAGGAAGCCTCGGGAACCGAGGAAAGCTTTTCGGACGGCCTGCTCGAATACCCCCAATACACCCGCCCGCAGCTGTTCGAGGGAACCCCGATCCCGGAGATCCTGACCTCCGGCGACCACGCCAAGGTCGCCAGCTGGCGGCGGGCACAATCCGAAGCGCTGACGGCGGCCCGGCGGCCGGATCTGTGGGCCCGGATCCCGGCCAAGATCTCGAACAAGGCCCCGAATCGGGCCGGCCGCCAAAAAACGCCAAAAGACAAGACAGACGGGTGA
- the rimM gene encoding ribosome maturation factor RimM (Essential for efficient processing of 16S rRNA): MSALVCVARIGAAHGVRGAVKLWTFTEDPFAVRHYGPLLSKDGKRQFEVATAREAKDHLVATFKGVTSRDEAERLNGIELYVARDKLPATDEDEYYHTDLIGLAAVTTDGDALGRVLAIHNFGAGDIIEIAPPKGATMLLPFTNAVVPEVDLASGRVVIALPQEIEGEDRGEAPSESRPREGGDP; this comes from the coding sequence ATGTCGGCGCTGGTCTGCGTCGCGCGGATCGGCGCCGCGCATGGTGTGCGCGGTGCGGTCAAACTATGGACCTTCACCGAAGATCCCTTTGCCGTCAGGCACTATGGTCCGCTGCTGTCCAAGGACGGCAAGCGCCAGTTCGAGGTCGCAACGGCGCGTGAGGCCAAGGACCATCTGGTCGCGACGTTCAAGGGCGTCACGTCCCGCGATGAGGCCGAACGGCTCAACGGCATCGAGCTCTACGTCGCGCGCGACAAGCTGCCCGCGACCGACGAGGACGAATATTACCACACCGATCTGATCGGGCTCGCCGCCGTCACCACGGATGGCGATGCGCTTGGCCGCGTGCTCGCGATCCATAATTTCGGCGCCGGCGACATCATCGAGATCGCCCCGCCGAAAGGCGCGACGATGCTGCTGCCGTTCACCAACGCGGTGGTGCCTGAGGTCGATCTTGCAAGCGGCCGTGTCGTGATCGCGCTGCCGCAGGAGATCGAGGGCGAGGATCGTGGCGAAGCTCCCTCCGAGAGTCGTCCCCGCGAAGGCGGGGACCCATAA
- the rpsP gene encoding 30S ribosomal protein S16: protein MSVVIRLARAGTKKRPVYHVVVADSRFPRDGRFIERLGYFNPLLPKDNETRLKLDMDKVKAWLAKGAQPSDRVSRFLDAAGVKKREARNNPEKAVPRKERKAQAEAAAKG from the coding sequence ATGTCCGTCGTTATCCGCCTCGCGCGCGCAGGCACCAAGAAGCGTCCCGTCTATCACGTCGTCGTTGCCGATTCGCGCTTCCCCCGCGATGGCCGCTTCATCGAGCGTCTCGGCTATTTCAACCCGCTGCTGCCGAAGGACAACGAGACCCGCCTCAAGCTCGACATGGACAAGGTGAAGGCCTGGCTCGCCAAGGGCGCGCAGCCGTCGGACCGCGTGTCGCGTTTCCTCGACGCCGCCGGCGTCAAGAAGCGCGAAGCGCGCAACAACCCGGAAAAGGCCGTGCCGCGCAAGGAGCGCAAGGCGCAGGCCGAAGCCGCCGCGAAGGGTTAA
- the ffh gene encoding signal recognition particle protein, protein MFDNLSERLGGILDRLTGRGALTEKDVDAAMREVRRALLEADVALEVVRSFTERVREQAIGATVVKSVTPGQMVVKIVHDELINTLGAESQTIDINSVPPVPIMMVGLQGSGKTTTTAKLARRLVQRDKRKVLMASLDIYRPAAMEQLAVLGRDLDIPTLPIVAGQQPAQIAKRALEAGKLGGYDVVLLDTAGRTTLDEDMMAEAAAIKAASNPHEVLLVADSLTGQDAVNLARAFDERVGLTGIVLTRVDGDGRGGAALSMRAVTGKPIKLIGTGEKTDALEDFHPDRIAGRILGMGDVVSLVERAAANIDAEKAARTAERMRKGQFDLNDMREQLLQMANMGGISGLMGMMPGIAKMKNQIAAAGIDDKILKRQVAVIDSMTRDERRHPDLLKASRKKRIAAGSGQSVEQVNKLLKMHRNMADMMKAMGSGKRGPLAGIAQAMGFGGGMKMPSPEEMKAMQEKMQGGGGQGLPSLPKDLPPGLRSGLPNLPGLTGLSGKPTLPGLGGFPGKKK, encoded by the coding sequence TTGTTCGACAATCTGTCGGAACGGCTTGGAGGCATTCTCGATCGTCTGACGGGGCGCGGTGCGCTGACCGAAAAGGACGTCGATGCCGCGATGCGCGAGGTGCGCCGCGCGCTGCTGGAAGCCGACGTCGCGCTCGAAGTGGTCCGCAGCTTCACTGAACGGGTCCGCGAACAGGCGATCGGCGCCACCGTCGTCAAGTCGGTCACGCCCGGCCAGATGGTGGTCAAGATCGTCCATGACGAGCTGATCAACACGCTCGGCGCGGAAAGCCAGACCATCGACATCAATTCCGTGCCGCCGGTGCCGATCATGATGGTCGGCCTGCAGGGCTCGGGTAAAACCACCACGACCGCGAAGCTCGCCCGCCGCTTGGTCCAGCGCGACAAGCGCAAGGTGCTGATGGCTTCGCTCGATATCTATCGCCCGGCGGCGATGGAGCAGCTGGCCGTGCTCGGCCGCGATCTCGACATTCCGACCCTGCCGATCGTCGCGGGGCAGCAGCCGGCGCAGATCGCCAAGCGCGCGCTGGAAGCCGGCAAGCTCGGCGGCTACGACGTCGTGCTGCTCGACACCGCCGGCCGCACCACGCTCGACGAAGACATGATGGCGGAGGCCGCAGCGATCAAAGCTGCCTCCAACCCGCATGAAGTGCTGTTGGTCGCCGACAGCCTGACCGGTCAGGACGCCGTGAACCTTGCGCGCGCCTTCGACGAGCGCGTCGGCCTCACCGGCATCGTGCTGACACGCGTCGACGGCGACGGCCGTGGCGGCGCCGCGCTGTCGATGCGCGCGGTCACCGGCAAGCCGATCAAGCTGATCGGCACCGGAGAAAAGACCGACGCGCTGGAAGATTTCCACCCCGATCGTATTGCCGGCCGCATCCTTGGCATGGGCGACGTGGTGTCGCTGGTCGAACGGGCGGCCGCCAACATCGACGCAGAAAAGGCCGCGCGCACTGCCGAGCGCATGCGCAAGGGTCAGTTCGACCTCAACGACATGCGCGAGCAGCTGCTGCAGATGGCGAACATGGGCGGCATCAGCGGCCTGATGGGCATGATGCCCGGCATCGCCAAGATGAAGAACCAGATCGCGGCCGCCGGCATCGACGACAAGATCTTGAAGCGCCAGGTCGCGGTGATCGATTCCATGACGCGCGACGAGCGCCGTCATCCCGACCTGCTCAAGGCCAGCCGCAAGAAGCGCATCGCCGCGGGAAGCGGCCAGAGCGTCGAGCAAGTCAACAAGCTGCTCAAGATGCACCGGAACATGGCCGACATGATGAAGGCCATGGGCTCGGGCAAGCGCGGCCCGCTCGCCGGCATCGCGCAGGCGATGGGCTTCGGCGGCGGCATGAAGATGCCCTCGCCCGAAGAGATGAAGGCGATGCAGGAGAAGATGCAGGGCGGCGGCGGACAGGGTCTGCCCAGCCTGCCGAAGGATCTGCCGCCCGGCCTTCGCTCGGGCCTGCCGAATTTGCCGGGGCTTACGGGCCTCAGCGGCAAGCCGACCCTTCCGGGGCTCGGCGGTTTTCCCGGCAAGAAGAAATGA
- a CDS encoding MBL fold metallo-hydrolase yields the protein MKTYDGPVSDHFDGSNFFDPDGVPPKSLGEVLRWQFGGGRKRETWPEWAPSPHADTPPERVEGDKVRLSFVGHASWLIQTGGLNILVDPVWSERVSPVRFAGPKRRNDPGIAFDRLPKIDVVLVSHGHYDHLDITTLSRLASNFAPRVVTPLGNDVTMRSADSSIKVEAFDWHDRVELGGGIAVHLVATRHWTARGMFDRNKALWASFVLETPAGKIYVVCDSGYGEGTHFRRVAEKHGPLRLAILPIGAYEPRWFMRDQHMNPQDAVKALADCGAQQALGHHHGTFQLTDEAIEAPAKALVEALDAAKIPQERFVAMKPGQVVEI from the coding sequence ATGAAAACCTATGACGGCCCTGTCTCCGACCATTTCGACGGCTCGAACTTCTTCGATCCGGACGGCGTGCCGCCGAAATCGCTTGGCGAGGTCCTGCGCTGGCAGTTCGGCGGCGGGCGGAAACGCGAGACCTGGCCCGAATGGGCCCCGAGCCCCCATGCCGATACCCCGCCGGAGCGCGTCGAGGGCGACAAGGTCCGTCTCTCCTTCGTCGGCCACGCCAGTTGGCTGATCCAGACCGGCGGCCTCAACATCCTGGTCGATCCCGTCTGGTCGGAGCGGGTGTCGCCGGTCCGCTTCGCCGGACCGAAGCGGCGCAACGATCCCGGCATCGCGTTCGATCGTTTGCCGAAGATCGACGTCGTCCTGGTCTCGCACGGCCATTACGATCACCTCGACATCACGACGCTGTCGCGGCTCGCCAGCAATTTTGCTCCGCGTGTCGTGACGCCGCTCGGCAATGATGTGACGATGCGCAGCGCCGACTCTTCGATCAAGGTGGAGGCCTTCGATTGGCACGATCGCGTCGAGCTCGGCGGCGGCATTGCCGTGCATCTGGTCGCGACCCGGCACTGGACCGCGCGTGGCATGTTCGACCGCAACAAGGCGCTGTGGGCGAGCTTCGTGCTGGAGACGCCGGCCGGAAAGATCTACGTCGTCTGCGATTCCGGCTATGGCGAAGGCACGCATTTTCGCCGCGTCGCGGAGAAGCACGGGCCGTTACGCCTGGCGATCCTCCCGATCGGCGCCTACGAGCCGCGCTGGTTCATGCGCGACCAGCACATGAACCCGCAAGATGCGGTGAAGGCGCTGGCCGATTGCGGCGCGCAACAAGCGCTCGGGCATCATCACGGCACGTTCCAGCTGACGGACGAGGCGATCGAAGCGCCGGCGAAGGCGCTGGTGGAGGCGCTCGATGCCGCGAAGATTCCGCAGGAGCGGTTCGTGGCGATGAAGCCGGGGCAGGTGGTGGAGATTTAG